From the Salinimicrobium tongyeongense genome, one window contains:
- a CDS encoding PRC-barrel domain-containing protein produces the protein MTRHRIMIQKWKYDEVGQDIKRSTSRDPNEISAPLEHLEELKNSDYKIDDHFSRIYGRQIVDATGTRVGKLKDFLFDKTQKRIRYLVVGLEINVKEDKDVLIPIGRAELNQEKQKIVVQEQVSAEKLKTLPTYKNLKSLAIEDEKKTLLIFSAKQKEEISYTQGNFYNQEDFNERTFFGSDEE, from the coding sequence ATGACGAGACACAGAATAATGATACAGAAGTGGAAATATGATGAGGTTGGTCAGGATATAAAAAGAAGTACCTCAAGAGATCCTAATGAGATTTCTGCACCACTTGAACATTTGGAAGAGCTTAAGAACAGCGACTACAAAATTGATGATCATTTTTCCAGGATTTATGGAAGGCAGATAGTTGATGCTACTGGAACAAGAGTGGGAAAGCTGAAGGATTTTTTGTTCGACAAAACCCAGAAAAGAATAAGATACCTCGTTGTGGGATTAGAGATAAATGTAAAAGAGGATAAGGATGTTTTAATTCCCATAGGAAGAGCAGAACTAAATCAAGAGAAACAAAAAATTGTTGTTCAGGAACAAGTAAGTGCTGAGAAACTAAAAACATTGCCCACCTATAAAAACTTAAAAAGTCTCGCTATTGAAGATGAAAAGAAGACTCTGCTAATTTTTTCCGCAAAACAAAAGGAGGAAATCAGTTATACGCAAGGGAATTTTTACAACCAGGAGGATTTCAATGAAAGGACTTTTTTCGGTTCTGATGAAGAATGA
- a CDS encoding heavy-metal-associated domain-containing protein has translation MTHKYKISGMTCNGCRSTVEKALQGVEGVSNVEVNLQNEQAVIEMKQHVPVAKLQQALEETKGSYSIALPLEDEGSSQTI, from the coding sequence ATGACCCATAAATATAAAATATCAGGAATGACCTGCAACGGCTGCCGAAGTACGGTGGAGAAAGCTTTGCAGGGAGTTGAAGGAGTATCTAATGTTGAAGTAAACCTTCAGAATGAACAGGCAGTTATTGAGATGAAGCAGCATGTGCCCGTGGCAAAGCTACAGCAGGCACTGGAAGAAACGAAAGGAAGCTATTCTATTGCTCTACCACTTGAGGATGAAGGTAGTTCTCAAACAATATGA
- a CDS encoding alkaline phosphatase family protein, whose protein sequence is MKKTVVINVVGLSKNLVGDKTPFLKGWAGKKHVRAIDPVLPAVTCSAQATYLTGKYPEETGIVGNGWFFKEENEVKFWRQPNQLVQSEKIWETLKKKDSDFTCANFFWWYNMYSSVDYSITPRPMYPADGRKIPDIYTFPSHLREDLQKELGQFPLFKFWGPATSIEASKWIARASKMVDAQNDPTLTLIYIPHLDYNFQRLDSHHPNIDKDLKQVDEICQDLINYYESKGAEVILLSEYGITEVERPVYINKLLREKNCIAVREELGYDVFDAGASEAFAVCDHQLAHIYIRDKSRISEIGKLLGELPGIEKLITGEEKKEYHLDHERAGDIIAIADKDSWFCYYYWLDDKKAPDYARTVDIHRKPGYDPAELFIDPDIKFPKLKIGLKLLRKKMGFRTLMDVVPLKPELVKGSHGRRPESTGDWPIFISSSKGKEATLKPVAVFDEIRSAVLSE, encoded by the coding sequence ATGAAAAAAACAGTCGTTATTAATGTAGTTGGACTTTCAAAGAATTTAGTGGGAGACAAAACACCTTTCTTAAAAGGGTGGGCAGGAAAAAAACACGTAAGAGCTATAGATCCGGTACTTCCCGCTGTTACGTGTAGCGCCCAGGCTACTTACCTTACAGGGAAATATCCTGAAGAGACAGGGATTGTAGGAAATGGCTGGTTTTTTAAAGAGGAAAATGAAGTGAAATTCTGGAGGCAACCCAACCAGCTTGTACAAAGCGAAAAGATTTGGGAAACGCTGAAGAAAAAAGATTCGGATTTCACCTGTGCAAATTTTTTCTGGTGGTATAATATGTATTCTTCTGTGGACTACTCGATCACCCCTCGCCCCATGTATCCTGCAGACGGCAGGAAAATTCCGGATATCTATACCTTCCCCTCCCATTTAAGAGAAGATCTCCAGAAGGAATTAGGACAATTCCCTCTGTTCAAATTCTGGGGCCCTGCCACCTCAATTGAGGCTTCAAAATGGATCGCCCGTGCCTCGAAGATGGTCGATGCACAAAATGATCCCACTTTGACTCTCATTTATATTCCACACCTGGATTATAATTTTCAGCGCCTGGATTCACATCATCCCAATATTGACAAAGACCTGAAACAGGTGGACGAAATTTGTCAGGACCTTATCAACTACTATGAATCTAAAGGTGCTGAAGTAATTTTACTTTCTGAATATGGAATAACTGAAGTAGAACGTCCTGTTTATATCAACAAACTGCTAAGGGAAAAAAACTGTATCGCTGTCAGGGAGGAACTGGGTTATGATGTTTTTGATGCTGGCGCCAGTGAAGCTTTTGCTGTTTGTGATCACCAGCTCGCCCACATTTACATCAGGGACAAAAGCAGGATTTCTGAAATAGGAAAACTGCTAGGGGAGCTACCCGGAATTGAAAAGTTAATTACAGGAGAAGAGAAAAAGGAGTATCACCTGGATCATGAACGTGCCGGAGATATTATTGCTATTGCCGACAAGGATTCCTGGTTTTGTTACTATTACTGGCTGGATGACAAAAAAGCTCCTGACTACGCCCGAACAGTCGACATTCACCGGAAGCCGGGATATGACCCTGCCGAGCTTTTTATCGATCCTGACATAAAATTCCCCAAGCTGAAAATAGGTCTGAAATTACTACGGAAAAAGATGGGCTTCCGGACACTCATGGATGTAGTTCCGTTAAAGCCTGAGCTGGTAAAAGGTTCCCACGGCCGCCGTCCTGAATCAACCGGGGATTGGCCGATCTTCATTTCTTCTTCTAAGGGAAAAGAAGCAACCTTAAAACCTGTGGCTGTCTTTGACGAGATTAGATCCGCGGTACTTTCAGAATGA
- a CDS encoding heavy-metal-associated domain-containing protein — MTHTYAVHGMTCNGCRSRVEKTLNEVEGVTKASVDLEKEETMIEMDKHIPLKTFQKKLEEDGGTYSITVPGEKPKKPSKENT; from the coding sequence ATGACGCATACCTATGCTGTTCACGGGATGACCTGCAACGGCTGCCGTAGCCGTGTCGAAAAAACCTTAAATGAAGTAGAAGGAGTCACAAAGGCTTCGGTAGACCTAGAAAAGGAAGAGACGATGATAGAGATGGATAAACATATTCCACTTAAAACCTTTCAGAAAAAGCTGGAGGAAGATGGAGGAACTTATTCTATCACTGTGCCGGGAGAGAAACCCAAAAAACCGTCTAAAGAAAATACATAA
- a CDS encoding 3-dehydroquinate synthase, translated as MNTKISAQKTNIRQSFTLPVAYDVYFTEDLFAPANPTFKQVFSRKTEKKLKLLFVVDSGLLEKTPGLQEKIRTYCEDILQLEDLPDPIILPGGEESKNNLDHVTSVLDQINKYGISRHSFVVAIGGGAVLDAAGFAAGIAHRGVRLIRVPTTVLSQNDSGVGVKNGINWYNKKNFLGTFTPPFAVINDQQFLRTLEERDWRGGISEAVKVALIKDRNFFDWIKNDTERLVNRDNESMQYLIYRCAELHLKHISSGDAFETGSSRPLDFGHWAAHKLEQFTNYSLRHGEAVAIGIALDCVYSWKTGLIKKSTCDEVLQLLWNLGFRLYTPELLRSEGKEFEVLEGLQEFREHLGGDLTIMLLEEIGVGKEVHQIDQEKMKESILFLEKEDQKIGAS; from the coding sequence ATGAATACCAAAATAAGTGCTCAAAAAACAAACATCCGGCAAAGCTTCACTCTACCTGTAGCCTATGACGTGTATTTTACCGAAGATCTTTTTGCCCCTGCAAATCCCACTTTTAAGCAGGTATTCAGTCGAAAGACAGAAAAAAAGTTAAAGCTCTTATTTGTGGTTGACAGTGGTTTACTTGAAAAAACACCGGGCCTTCAGGAAAAAATCAGGACTTACTGCGAAGATATTTTACAACTCGAGGACCTTCCCGATCCCATCATTCTACCGGGTGGCGAAGAGAGCAAGAACAATTTAGATCACGTTACTTCTGTTCTGGATCAAATTAATAAATATGGCATTTCCAGGCATTCGTTCGTAGTAGCTATTGGAGGAGGCGCCGTGCTCGATGCCGCAGGATTTGCAGCAGGCATTGCGCATCGCGGAGTAAGGCTGATAAGAGTTCCCACCACTGTTTTATCCCAGAATGATTCGGGCGTGGGCGTCAAAAATGGAATAAACTGGTACAACAAAAAGAATTTCCTGGGAACCTTCACCCCTCCCTTCGCTGTCATCAATGATCAGCAGTTTTTACGAACTTTAGAAGAAAGAGACTGGCGAGGCGGCATTTCTGAAGCCGTGAAAGTGGCTCTTATTAAAGACAGGAATTTTTTTGACTGGATTAAGAATGACACCGAAAGACTGGTCAACCGGGATAATGAAAGTATGCAGTACCTCATTTACAGATGTGCAGAGCTTCATTTAAAACATATCTCTTCGGGAGATGCATTTGAAACAGGCTCCTCCCGGCCTCTTGATTTTGGCCACTGGGCAGCTCATAAACTGGAACAGTTCACCAATTACTCCTTAAGACACGGGGAAGCTGTTGCTATAGGAATCGCTCTGGATTGTGTCTATTCATGGAAGACCGGCTTGATAAAAAAATCTACTTGTGACGAGGTGCTTCAATTACTTTGGAATCTGGGTTTCAGATTATATACGCCGGAATTACTTCGATCCGAAGGAAAAGAATTTGAGGTGCTCGAAGGCCTTCAGGAATTTCGGGAACATTTAGGCGGGGACCTCACTATTATGCTTCTTGAAGAAATCGGCGTGGGGAAAGAGGTACATCAAATAGATCAGGAGAAAATGAAAGAATCCATCCTTTTTCTTGAGAAGGAAGATCAAAAAATTGGGGCATCTTGA
- a CDS encoding PQQ-dependent sugar dehydrogenase, whose translation MKIKSFFSLICLLTISFATFSQESVGLEVVADNLVSPVAFVESPDESGRYFIVDQVGVIRIHTPQKGLLEEPFLNLKNKIVELKDAHEERGLLGLAFHPNYSENGRFFVYYSAPLSGDGPENWDHTSHISEFRVSPDNPDMADKASEKIILKVDQPQDNHNAGTLAFGPDNYLYIALGDGGGANDIDMGHVPDWYGENAGGNGQDVEQNLLGSILRIDVNGDAPYNIPDDNPFVDKEGMDEIYAYGLRNPYRFSFDMKGTNDLIAGDAGQVLWEEVSVITKGGNYGWNVMEGTHCFNAYNNDKEKEKCPEKDKMGNPLISPVIEFKQGGTDHGGKGLVVIGGYVYRGEDLRNMDGKYIFGTWTQHHGKPAGAVFVSTPKETGMWDFQELKIAQTNSTSIGHYLLSFGQNKEGEMFILTTDEEGPIGTTGKVFKMVAP comes from the coding sequence ATGAAAATCAAATCCTTTTTCTCTTTAATCTGCTTATTAACTATATCCTTCGCAACTTTTTCGCAGGAATCGGTAGGACTGGAGGTTGTAGCAGATAATCTAGTTTCCCCTGTGGCATTTGTTGAATCTCCTGATGAATCTGGAAGGTATTTCATCGTTGACCAGGTAGGGGTGATCCGAATTCATACTCCCCAAAAAGGACTTTTGGAAGAACCATTCTTAAATCTGAAAAATAAGATAGTTGAACTAAAAGATGCCCATGAAGAACGAGGTTTGTTAGGACTTGCTTTTCACCCCAATTATAGTGAAAACGGCAGGTTCTTCGTCTATTATAGTGCACCCCTGAGTGGGGATGGTCCCGAGAACTGGGATCATACCAGCCACATTTCAGAATTCAGGGTCTCTCCGGATAACCCCGATATGGCTGACAAAGCTTCAGAAAAGATCATTCTGAAGGTCGATCAGCCACAGGATAATCACAATGCTGGGACTTTGGCCTTTGGGCCAGACAATTACCTCTACATTGCCCTTGGCGATGGTGGTGGGGCAAATGATATCGACATGGGACATGTACCTGATTGGTATGGGGAAAATGCCGGTGGTAATGGGCAGGATGTAGAGCAAAACCTGCTGGGCAGTATCCTGAGAATTGACGTAAATGGAGATGCTCCTTATAATATTCCTGATGACAATCCTTTTGTAGATAAGGAGGGAATGGACGAGATCTACGCCTACGGGCTCAGAAATCCGTACAGGTTCTCGTTTGACATGAAAGGAACCAATGATCTCATTGCGGGAGATGCAGGACAGGTACTTTGGGAAGAAGTAAGTGTGATCACAAAAGGTGGCAATTATGGATGGAACGTGATGGAAGGAACACACTGCTTCAATGCCTATAATAACGATAAAGAGAAGGAGAAATGTCCCGAAAAAGATAAGATGGGCAACCCTTTAATAAGTCCTGTGATTGAATTTAAACAAGGCGGGACCGACCATGGAGGCAAAGGCCTGGTCGTCATAGGAGGTTATGTTTACAGGGGTGAAGACCTTAGAAATATGGACGGAAAGTACATTTTTGGCACCTGGACGCAGCATCATGGAAAACCTGCGGGAGCCGTGTTCGTTTCAACTCCAAAAGAGACCGGCATGTGGGATTTTCAAGAGCTGAAAATTGCTCAGACCAACTCTACTTCAATCGGCCATTATTTATTGTCTTTCGGTCAGAACAAGGAAGGAGAAATGTTTATTCTTACAACCGATGAAGAAGGCCCTATAGGTACTACCGGCAAGGTTTTTAAAATGGTTGCTCCTTAA
- a CDS encoding ion channel, translating to MSETLLILGFIILLIAIHDFFYTTLSASGAGFISENVAILSDRILQFCVGIFGRKLYNYHGLFINLMILAVWLSMIWFGLFLVYSSNPEDITNSSGRVANFWERLYFTGYILSTLGMGNFKPISPFFELVTSCFSFFGFIFFTSSMTYFLSVSSAVVKKRTLAKSIHNLGNSPQAIANKLLRLDSPYSYLQILDLQEKVDEHSVSHQAYPVVHYYSRSQVKDSFSINITRLDEALSILLKSNKGENFREELKILRSSLSDFLRNLDKNFSRSLPKAEVSPGNEDLPRSLTQRNSQELVERRRILGSLLRSEGLSWHQVVEQDQES from the coding sequence ATGTCAGAAACATTGCTAATCCTTGGATTCATTATACTATTAATAGCTATACATGATTTCTTTTACACTACTCTTTCCGCCAGTGGGGCGGGTTTTATTTCTGAAAATGTGGCAATTTTATCAGATAGGATACTACAGTTCTGTGTGGGGATTTTTGGGAGAAAGCTTTATAACTATCACGGGCTATTCATAAATCTCATGATCCTCGCAGTATGGCTTTCTATGATTTGGTTTGGACTTTTCCTGGTTTATTCTTCCAACCCCGAGGATATTACTAACAGTAGCGGCAGAGTAGCAAATTTCTGGGAACGGCTCTATTTTACTGGATATATACTTTCTACTCTGGGGATGGGAAATTTTAAACCTATATCGCCTTTTTTTGAACTGGTTACGAGCTGCTTTTCCTTCTTTGGATTCATTTTTTTCACCAGCTCGATGACTTATTTTCTTTCAGTTTCATCTGCTGTGGTAAAGAAAAGAACCCTGGCGAAAAGCATCCATAATTTGGGTAATAGCCCCCAGGCCATAGCAAATAAGTTACTTAGACTAGATTCCCCCTATAGTTACCTACAGATCCTTGACCTTCAGGAGAAGGTAGACGAACATTCCGTAAGTCATCAGGCTTATCCTGTTGTTCATTACTACAGTCGGTCCCAAGTGAAAGACTCGTTCAGTATTAATATCACAAGATTAGATGAGGCTTTATCAATTCTTCTTAAATCTAACAAGGGAGAAAATTTTCGGGAGGAATTGAAAATTTTGCGTTCTTCTCTGTCAGATTTTCTTCGAAATCTAGATAAAAATTTCTCCCGCAGCTTGCCTAAAGCTGAAGTTTCCCCAGGCAATGAAGATTTACCGCGCAGTTTGACTCAAAGAAACTCACAAGAGTTGGTTGAGCGTAGGCGTATTTTGGGGAGCTTGCTTAGAAGCGAGGGCCTTAGCTGGCACCAGGTCGTGGAACAGGATCAAGAAAGCTAA
- a CDS encoding APC family permease, which yields MSEYKKNSLSLTGAVAMGTGVMIGAGIFALLGQVAELSGEYFAYAFILGGIISGFSAYSYIKMSNAYPSAGGIAMYLQKAYGKGTITAAASLLMAFSMIINESLVARTFGSYTLQLFDAGERSFWVPALGVGLLITAFVVNILGNKAIGKISLYMAALKIGGLIIFAAGALWASGVDLDAAVPSEERKNSIVDYVAALALSILAYKGFTTITNSGSEIEKPHKNVSRAIVISLSTCVVIYFLVALAVGSNLSITQIIEAKDYSLAEAARPLFGDFGLIFTVGIAIIATVSGVIASIFAVSRMTGMLTDMHLIPHSHLGMSGTIQRHMLIYIVVIAIILTIFFDLSRIASLGAIFYLVMDIIVHVGVLRYLRKEVKAKSAILITAIILDVVVLLAFLIVKSQTDIFIIYVAVPSIILIFIAEFFFLKNRFDEGEADMHSHE from the coding sequence ATGTCTGAATATAAAAAGAACAGCCTTTCCCTTACCGGTGCGGTGGCAATGGGAACAGGTGTAATGATTGGTGCAGGGATTTTTGCGCTCCTTGGGCAGGTGGCCGAACTCTCCGGGGAATACTTTGCATATGCTTTTATCCTGGGAGGAATTATTTCCGGTTTTAGTGCCTACTCTTATATTAAAATGTCCAATGCTTATCCTTCAGCAGGAGGGATAGCTATGTACCTGCAAAAAGCGTATGGCAAAGGAACTATTACAGCTGCCGCATCTTTGCTCATGGCCTTTTCTATGATTATTAATGAAAGCCTGGTCGCCAGGACATTTGGGAGTTACACCTTGCAGCTATTTGATGCTGGGGAAAGAAGCTTCTGGGTTCCAGCCTTAGGGGTAGGATTGCTTATAACAGCCTTTGTTGTAAATATTCTTGGAAATAAAGCAATTGGAAAAATCTCCCTTTATATGGCAGCTTTAAAAATTGGAGGTTTAATTATTTTTGCAGCTGGAGCCCTTTGGGCTTCCGGGGTGGATCTGGATGCGGCTGTTCCTTCTGAAGAACGCAAAAACAGCATTGTTGATTATGTTGCTGCACTTGCCTTATCTATTTTGGCATATAAAGGTTTTACTACTATAACCAATAGCGGGAGTGAAATTGAAAAGCCTCACAAAAATGTTAGTAGGGCCATAGTAATTTCTTTATCAACTTGTGTGGTAATCTATTTTTTAGTAGCTCTGGCTGTAGGATCGAATCTTTCTATTACTCAAATAATAGAAGCAAAAGATTACTCGCTTGCGGAAGCTGCTCGGCCCCTGTTCGGGGATTTTGGATTAATCTTTACCGTTGGAATTGCTATTATAGCAACGGTTTCCGGGGTGATCGCCAGTATTTTTGCAGTTTCCCGGATGACAGGAATGCTCACAGATATGCATTTAATCCCCCATAGCCATCTTGGAATGTCTGGAACTATCCAAAGGCATATGCTGATATATATAGTAGTAATTGCAATTATCTTGACCATATTCTTTGACCTAAGCCGAATTGCTTCTTTGGGTGCTATTTTCTACCTGGTCATGGATATAATCGTTCATGTGGGGGTTTTGAGATATCTGAGAAAGGAAGTAAAAGCAAAATCAGCTATTTTGATTACAGCAATTATTCTTGATGTTGTTGTTCTTCTTGCCTTCTTGATTGTAAAATCTCAAACTGACATATTTATAATTTATGTCGCGGTTCCTTCTATTATTCTAATTTTTATTGCTGAATTTTTCTTTCTGAAAAACAGGTTTGACGAAGGGGAAGCTGATATGCATTCCCATGAGTAA
- the eboC gene encoding UbiA-like protein EboC (EboC, a homolog the polyprenyltransferase UbiA, belongs to system of proteins involved in the trafficking of precursor metabolites to an extracytoplasmic compartment so that the biosynthesis of certain natural products, such as scytonemin, can be completed.) — MLPYLKLMRPANIITAFADILAGSSIVAGGLIVFYSADLYLLLLATAGLYGGGVVLNDYFDAEIDQQERPERPIPSGQVTKSEALTLGVVLFLIGIAASFVVNVVSGFLAVAIAVLATAYDAKGKHIDWIGPINMGLCRGLNLLLGMSILPAITAENWYLLFIPVIYIAAITSISKGEVTGSTRKPLYVAAFFYLLVITAIAYLGYESEASDFFSTVLFVILFAALILPPLVRAIKEPSAKKIRLAVKVGIISLIVMNAAIAASSAGLFFGLVVLTLLPFSFLTGKLFPVT; from the coding sequence ATGTTGCCATACCTGAAGCTAATGAGGCCTGCAAATATCATAACCGCTTTTGCAGATATACTTGCGGGATCATCAATCGTTGCCGGAGGTTTAATCGTGTTTTATAGTGCAGATCTCTACCTGTTATTGTTGGCGACAGCAGGCTTGTATGGTGGCGGGGTAGTCCTGAACGATTATTTTGATGCCGAAATAGATCAACAGGAACGACCGGAACGGCCTATTCCAAGTGGACAGGTAACCAAAAGCGAGGCTTTGACCCTGGGAGTGGTGCTTTTTCTGATAGGAATAGCAGCTTCTTTTGTGGTTAATGTAGTTTCAGGGTTTTTGGCAGTGGCTATTGCAGTTTTAGCCACCGCTTATGACGCCAAAGGGAAACATATTGATTGGATAGGCCCCATAAATATGGGGCTTTGCAGGGGTTTAAATCTCCTCCTGGGAATGTCAATACTTCCTGCTATCACCGCGGAAAACTGGTACCTGCTATTCATTCCGGTAATTTACATTGCAGCCATAACCTCCATTAGCAAAGGTGAGGTTACAGGTTCTACCCGGAAACCCTTATATGTGGCAGCTTTTTTTTATCTTTTGGTCATTACAGCTATTGCATATTTGGGATATGAATCAGAAGCCAGCGACTTCTTTTCCACTGTTCTGTTTGTAATACTGTTTGCAGCTCTTATCCTGCCTCCCCTTGTTCGGGCTATTAAAGAACCTTCAGCTAAAAAAATACGCCTGGCTGTAAAAGTGGGGATTATCTCCCTGATTGTTATGAACGCAGCCATTGCGGCTTCCTCAGCAGGTCTTTTTTTTGGGCTTGTGGTGTTGACTCTTTTACCCTTTTCTTTCCTGACCGGAAAATTGTTCCCGGTCACTTAA
- a CDS encoding heavy metal-binding domain-containing protein: MHPKTVEDEMGSCPICGMDLVPMEGGVDGDDKT; the protein is encoded by the coding sequence ATGCATCCTAAAACAGTAGAGGATGAAATGGGTTCCTGCCCAATTTGCGGGATGGATCTTGTGCCTATGGAAGGAGGTGTGGATGGAGATGATAAGACTTAA
- the eboE gene encoding metabolite traffic protein EboE yields the protein MKYKNYHLTYCTNVHPAEDWATTFSQLKKHVLPLKERLSPETPFGIGLRLSAKAAAGLLENNGLGEFQKWLKENDLYVFTMNGFPYGAFHATHVKEKVHDPDWSTKERIKYTRDLIHILARLLPAEISSGSISTSPVSYRFTQKNIKNNKETEQKITENFAAVVELLFQLKESTGTEIHLDIEPEPDGMVESSAEAVAFFEYLVQDVGMLLQKKLRVPAEKAHAIILDHLRICYDVCHSALLYEEPSEVMANFEKAGIKIGKIQISSALKIAIPLEQPERKKIQDRLTAFADSVYLHQVVGLLPDGSFERYKDLPAALESLPVTHSTEWRIHFHVPIFAAEYDGICSTRQQIERVFSLPNLKEITSHLEIETYTWDVLPEKNQSSLTESIAHEYRWVLSNL from the coding sequence TTGAAATACAAAAACTACCATCTTACCTACTGTACCAATGTGCATCCCGCGGAAGACTGGGCAACCACGTTCTCACAGCTAAAGAAGCATGTCCTGCCTTTAAAGGAAAGATTATCACCCGAGACACCCTTTGGCATCGGCCTGAGATTGTCGGCAAAAGCTGCAGCCGGTCTCCTGGAAAATAACGGGCTGGGAGAATTTCAAAAATGGCTTAAGGAAAATGATCTGTACGTATTCACCATGAATGGCTTCCCTTACGGCGCTTTTCACGCCACGCATGTTAAGGAAAAGGTACATGACCCCGACTGGAGCACTAAGGAAAGAATAAAATATACCAGGGACCTTATCCATATTTTGGCCAGGCTTTTACCTGCGGAAATTAGTTCAGGCAGCATTTCAACATCTCCCGTATCTTACAGGTTTACTCAGAAAAATATTAAAAATAATAAGGAGACTGAACAGAAGATCACTGAAAATTTCGCTGCTGTTGTGGAGCTGCTTTTTCAGCTGAAGGAAAGTACAGGTACAGAGATTCATCTGGATATAGAACCCGAACCGGATGGAATGGTAGAAAGTTCAGCCGAGGCGGTAGCATTCTTTGAATATTTAGTACAGGATGTTGGGATGCTTCTACAAAAAAAGCTCAGGGTCCCGGCGGAAAAAGCACATGCCATCATTTTGGATCATCTTAGGATCTGCTATGATGTTTGCCATTCTGCCCTTCTTTATGAGGAACCATCTGAAGTCATGGCAAATTTTGAGAAAGCAGGAATAAAGATTGGAAAAATCCAAATAAGTTCAGCCTTGAAGATCGCTATTCCCCTGGAGCAACCTGAGCGGAAAAAAATTCAGGACCGTTTGACAGCTTTTGCAGATTCTGTTTATTTACATCAGGTAGTGGGTTTACTACCCGACGGTTCTTTTGAACGTTATAAAGATCTCCCGGCTGCCTTAGAAAGTTTGCCCGTGACCCATTCCACCGAATGGCGAATTCATTTCCACGTTCCCATTTTTGCTGCGGAATATGATGGGATCTGCTCTACCCGGCAACAAATAGAAAGGGTTTTCTCCCTACCAAACCTGAAGGAGATCACTTCTCATCTTGAGATAGAGACCTACACCTGGGATGTATTGCCCGAAAAGAATCAAAGCTCTTTAACCGAATCTATTGCCCATGAATATCGTTGGGTGCTAAGCAACCTGTAA